One Babesia bovis T2Bo chromosome 4 map unlocalized Chr4_1, whole genome shotgun sequence genomic window carries:
- a CDS encoding putative integral membrane protein has translation MEREKHITTHQVPLRPPAACVSSVKLSSLLAYAIVFVNAVLSVFIDSYIRLHSSCFEIRSNGELIALKPSKVSFVASWILVHNVALHELSHDLSYFSSWCYTNRVLGKPVETASGIGCNVSLSSGSSDSSLSKDSGSLKDSQKPRKRKSVTFNEHVEVRLIASSRVSDYQLGYFVNRYNLVNQFTLIPANTFVQRQ, from the coding sequence ATGGAGCGTGAAAAGCATATTACTACGCATCAGGTTCCATTACGTCCTCCGGCGGCTTGTGTATCATCGGTAAAGCTCTCAAGTTTACTGGCGTACGCAATAGTCTTTGTGAACGCTGTGCTCTCTGTTTTTATCGACAGTTACATCAGATTGCACTCTAGTTGCTTTGAAATTCGGTCAAATGGAGAGCTGATCGCATTAAAGCCTAGTAAAGTCAGTTTTGTGGCATCGTGGATCCTAGTTCATAACGTGGCACTACATGAATTAAGCCATGATTTATCATATTTTTCATCATGGTGCTATACCAACCGGGTTTTGGGAAAACCCGTTGAAACAGCATCTGGCATTGGTTGCAATGTGTCATTATCTTCTGGATCGTCGGACTCCTCATTGAGCAAAGACTCGGGGTCTCTTAAGGATAGCCAGAAGCCTCGTAAACGCAAGTCCGTGACTTTCAATGAGCACGTCGAAGTGCGTTTGATAGCTAGTTCTCGTGTCAGCGATTACCAATTGGGTTACTTCGTCAATCGGTACAACCTGGTGAATCAATTCACTCTGATCCCAGCGAACACATTTGTACAACGGCAATGA
- a CDS encoding putative orotidine 5'-phosphate decarboxylase produces MSFFEKVALRAKRLGSCLCLGLDPRNETVDRFSQTGYFTVLYDRHVKNSHLDGFRSREISSLYVKLKLYCCFVLESTHEHICCVKPNLAFFIAQGAEGIQVLMDICEMLREMDIPILLDGKLGDIGSTMEYYKKFIFDILKADSCTVNTLLGTDVLSVMATDTQGNYVHDLFVLAKCSNPSSEQIQGAILNDHSPVYMEIIKKCESFYKSKGVTGAKVGYVIGATCVEVLSEVRRSYPECIILMPGIGAQGGQLESAMKAALDSNGGGVIVPISRAIIDLPNPGQAAEQWKEQINACIA; encoded by the exons atgTCATTTTTCGAGAAGGTCGCCTTGCGTGCGAAGCGCTTGGGATCTTGTTTGTGTTTGGGTCTTGACCCTCGCAACGAGACTGTTGACCGTTTTTCTCAGACTGGTTACTTTACTGTTTTATACGACCGCCATGTGAAGAACAGTCATCTTGATGGATTTCGTAGTCGTGAGATATCTTCATTATACGTTAAACTGAAGCTTTATTGTTGTTTCGTTCTAGAATCTACACATGAGCACATTTGCTGTGTTAAGCCAAACCTGGCATTTTTCATAGCTCAGGGTGCTGAGGGCATTCAG GTTTTGATGGACATTTGTGAGATGCTCCGTGAGATGGATATACCAATACTCCTTGATGGCAAGTTGGGTGACATCGGTTCGACTATGGAGTATTACAAGAAGTTCATCTTTGACATATTGAAGGCTGACAGTTGTACTGTCAACACACTGCTTGGCACTGACGTTCTGTCGGTGATGGCTACCGACACTCAAGGCAATTACGTTCACGACTTATTTGTGTTAGCCAAGTGTTCAAATCCATCTTCTGAGCAAATTCAGGGTGCTATATTGAACGACCATTCTCCTGTGTACATGGAGATAATCAAGAAATGCGAGTCGTTCTACAAGTCCAAGGGTGTAACCGGTGCCAAGGTTGGCTATGTCATTGGTGCTACTTGTGTGGAGGTGTTATCCGAGGTTCGCCGAAGCTACCCGGAgtgtattattttaatgCCTGGCATCGGTGCTCAGGGCGGTCAACTTGAGTCTGCAATGAAGGCTG CTTTGGACAGTAACGGCGGTGGTGTGATTGTACCTATATCGCGTGCTATTATAGATCTTCCAAACCCTGGCCAAGCTGCTGAACAGTGGAAGGAGCAGATCAACGCTTGTATTGCTTAA
- a CDS encoding Ubiquitin fusion degradation protein UFD1 family protein codes for MVFNYIFNVVLFSLISILPVAALGLSPRSADGLHKAHINISYSHPQYKHTSSIIDSFRRSLDRAKVENYVRDVNIQLKLKPTIERLLIVQELGEPFLRFSRAADGTRILLGNSDKASLPESILTQLTDRNISIPWHFLIQKVHRPQVVNSPVESESSLPSSKADFFDKADGHKERVACSSWDFRPQESYIYLPRWMMESMDLRPYDTVYVTQLKLQDAIFVSISPVESSFFALSAPKAVLEEHLKQYSSLTRGTTIQITHEGITYHLRVNRIETEHCKDAECASIQDTDVSIDLVKS; via the exons ATGGTgtttaattatatttttaacGTTGTATTGTTTAGTttaatatctattttaCCTGTTGCGGCTTTAGGTCTATCACCTCGTTCAGCAGATGGTTTACATAAGGCTCACATTAACATCTCTTATAGCCATCCGCAGTATAAACACACTTCTTCTATTATAGATAGTTTTCGTCGTTCTTTAGATCGTGCTAAG gttGAGAATTACGTTCGTGATGTAAACATTCAATTAAAGCTAAAACCTACTATTGAGCGTTTACTAATAGTACAAGAACTCGGTGAACCTTTTTTGCGCTTTAGTCGTGCTGCAGATGGTACTCGTATTCTTTTGGGTAACAGTGACAAGGCTTCCTTACCCGAGAGCATTTTAACTCAACTTACTGACCGCAACATATCTATTCCTTGGCATTTTCTGATCCAGAAAGTGCATAGACCTCAGGTGGTCAATTCACCGGTGGAATCTGAATCTAGCCTTCCTAGTTCAAAGGCGGACTTTTTTGATaagg CTGATGGACACAAAGAGCGAGTAGCATGTTCATCATGGGACTTTCGCCCTCAGGAGtcttatatatatttaccgCGTTGGATGATGGAATCTATGGATTTACG TCCATATGACACGGTATACGTAACTCAATTGAAATTGCAAGATGCTATTTTTGTATCTATTTCTCCTGTCGAGTCATCTTTTTTTGCGTTATCTGCCCCCAAAGCTGTGCTTGAGGAGCATTTAAAGCAGTATTCCTCTTTAACGCgtggtactactatacAGATAACTCACGAGGGTATTACATATCACTTACGTGTTAATCGCATTGAAACTGAGCATTGTAAGGATGCTGAGTGTGCCTCTATTCAGGACACTGACGTATCTATAGACTTGGTAAAATCCTAA
- a CDS encoding snf2-related chromatin remodeling factor SRCAP has translation MAAESPGDKVPASSKDSASSEVKEETTTANDSLPPAMEYCPQPYTMPPFSDWQTQMQTLAGPVASFGDCGVMNYGIHNVNTTRHISPAAFQQMGDVYGAYPQTAAHGPRMVYGYGAIGPAQVDTSFNAINAPNMGYMGLPQGRSMSFSSPFTVGGRSSCGVQQYMVQHPMIQYVEKHLFGGKMPQKKVNLAANPRRISAPYCKDKSSSRDSGSRYKNSKLGSILEDDRAMIDMEYFRLLHSRIEALDELVAMSKPNVEVDQDFLVSLGGLYKEFKVATKEITIKLETHQKELEELYSQMGRNIPTKQTEPHKSSDASLWNSALKEMDDFQGLVVGEHREKRRKYKQVVASAIKHTSKIQSRRATLEQEELRNKRLSCKNVCNMVAVYWKKIEKFAWERMKRDLQATLLEKKRLRLDKFVEDAIKLSINQNERIRTKRRIKTEGSDVKKETTDTHKRGKTNDGAAVNVKNDDVPADDQDEFIVSEEMKQMERDDAELEVAMERENEAQDYKQEIGALEDDLNMPIEEILKRYQEDAAKYAAEYQETSTPGDVGSPITDSDECLDSTESDSQDPNDATSGGNFNVDTKEPQSLELDDEQEFDIGEDMYKKQEMEDEALDQDMSSDSDDDTKQQQEIHALQNDAEMPIEQLLEMYKKMENDHMDIQELPSPSSTHEVAGSNSDPQELSAVSSDDSENSPRDSVASDDPDEVQVPCLIRAVLRPYQLDGLRWLASLYRNKSNGILADEMGLGKTLQTIALLAHLACDHGNWGPHLIVVPTSVLLNWEMEFKKFCPGFTILSYYGTPAERAKKRVGWNKEYAFNVCIVSYATVVQDAHILKRKSWVYMVLDEAQNIKNFHSKRWQTLLTFNTQGRLLLTGTPLQNSLQELWSLMHFILPDIFTSHSEFKEWFSDPLTESIEKEQTGATGAIVDSQTAQLVKKLHTVLRPYLLRRLKKDVEKQMPSKYEHVIKCYLSRRQRILYDEFITSRSTVDAMSNPSYRSMLFVLMQLRKICNHPDQLQPRPVESPYYDPGMMQDVVIPSMMLLEDRKHDQRLYKYEIISFYRNPPNSLPVSIGLTGKIERVATPVSFVRSYQGLKVPFNRLYSENDNGYHKKLVHLPVVDRLPISKCLSSKRSGGRRKLRLCNQLINRMLKVRSYDPVNYLSNWRRYVSSGMEPVKSRVITDTGSINHPADPMKLGDGAPGQTATENAINGGSNIGVLGGLREDTPDRMSMTRPITTIGYSGDRDVQVLDIADLGGTTKLNEYIKQAKSKNKDTLVNRRELLEVNEQGILNLFKVDKRPKPKVELFADLVQPSADDIAEKYWWIMSRFVCTTGRPVQCVPRKVLISGTNGVALNQSRELRARKAQKKLSRPFIRSNFMDKTVTMEMTPGLQRILFPPRNLLHDDCGKFLVLGNLLNKLKNEGHRCLLYTQFSKMLDILENWINLMGFTYIRLDGSTKVDMRQRIVTRFNENQKIFLFISSTRAGGVGLTLTGADTVIFYDTDWNPAMDRQAMDRCHRIGQTREVNVYRLISEHTVEENIWRKQLQKRRLDDIVVDKGNFDTETHTWFSNVDTLLNILKEQGSSSSSNNDDIYGRKVLHESEAPVVEAATTEKTKSRVVNMLAEAEDEDDANALKSHHNELGSGTKDFQDFQSDIISSMPALVAYSIKLLLRFNTPTLIAQRDEMQVKIKVASIDSDYVSSDSGDSSYSGTDSDSSDPEVEE, from the exons ATGGCCGCTGAAAGCCCGGGAGATAAAGTACCGGCGTCCTCCAAGGACAGTGCCTCCTCGGAGGTAAAGGAGGAGACGACTACAGCAAATGATTCACTACCACCTGCAATGGAGTACTGCCCGCAGCCATATACAATGCCGCCATTTTCCGACTGGCAGACACAGATGCAAACTCTGGCGGGACCCGTTGCAAGCTTCGGGGACTGCGGCGTCATGAATTACGGTATACATAACGTCAATACCACGAGACACATCTCGCCAGCAGCATTCCAGCAAATGGGTGACGTGTATGGCGCATATCCACAAACAGCAGCTCATGGGCCACGAATGGTCTATGGATACGGAGCTATTGGTCCCGCCCAAGTTGATACATCCTTCAACGCAATCAATG CACCCAATATGGGATATATGGGATTGCCTCAAGGGCGTTCCATGTCATTTTCCAGCCCATTTACCGTGGGAGGCAGGTCTTCATGCGGAGTCCAGCAGTACATGGTACAGCACCCAATGATACAATATGTAGAGAAGCATTTATTCGGCGGCAAGATGCCGCAGAAAAAAGTTAACCTCGCGGCAAACCCTAGGAGAATTTCGGCACCGTACTGCAAAGATAAAAGTTCCAGCAGAGATAGTGGCAGCAGGTACAAGAACAGTAAATTAGGGAGCATCCTGGAAGATGACAGAGCAATGATAGATATGGAGTACTTCAGGCTATTGCACTCAAGGATAGAGGCTTTAGACGAACTTGTTGCAATGTCAAAGCCAAATGTAGAGGTTGACCAGGATTTCCTAGTGTCACTAGGTGGGTTGTACAAGGAATTCAAAGTAGCAACCAAAGAGATTACTATCAAACTTGAAACGCACCAAAAGGAGCTCGAGGAACTCTATTCCCAAATGGGTCGTAACATACCGACAAAACAGACAGAACCACACAAGTCATCGGATGCATCATTGTGGAACTCCGCACTCAAGGAGATGGACGACTTCCAGGGCCTTGTGGTTGGGGAACATCGTGAAAAGCGGAGAAAGTACAAGCAAGTGGTGGCGTCAGCAATTAAGCATACATCCAAGATACAATCGCGAAGGGCAACGTTGGAGCAGGAAGAGCTGCGTAATAAAAGGTTATCTTGCAAGAATGTATGCAACATGGTGGCAGTGTACTGGAAGAAAATTGAAAAGTTTGCATGGGAACGCATGAAACGAGATTTACAGGCGACTCTACTGGAAAAGAAACGGTTGAGGTTGGACAAATTTGTTGAGGATGCAATTAAGCTGTCGATCAACCAAAATGAACGTATCCGCACCAAAAGGAGAATCAAGACAGAGGGCTCGGATGTGAAAAAGGAGACTACGGACACCCACAAGCGCGGTAAAACTAACGATGGCGCTGCTGTGAACGTGAAAAACGATGACGTACCAGCTGACGACCAGGATGAGTTCATTGTATCAGAGGAAATGAAACAAATGGAACGTGATGATGCAGAGCTGGAGGTTGCCATGGAGCGTGAGAACGAGGCGCAGGACTACAAGCAGGAAATAGGAGCACTGGAAGATGACTTGAATATGCCAATAGAGGAGATTTTAAAGCGGTACCAAGAGGATGCCGCTAAGTATGCAGCTGAATACCAGGAAACATCCACGCCAGGCGATGTGGGTTCACCGATTACAGATAGTGATGAGTGTCTGGATTCCACGGAGTCAGACTCACAGGATCCCAATGACGCCACTTCAGGTGGTAATTTCAATGTAGATACCAAGGAGCCACAGTCACTGGAGCTAGACGATGAGCAGGAGTTTGATATCGGCGAGGATATGTACAAAAAGCAGGAAATGGAAGATGAAGCGCTTGACCAAGATATGAGTAGCGACTCTGATGATGACACGAAACAGCAACAAGAGATCCATGCCTTGCAGAATGACGCTGAAATGCCAATAGAGCAGTTATTAGAAATGTACAAAAAAATGGAAAACGATCACATGGATATCCAAGAACTACCAAGTCCCAGTTCAACGCATGAAGTG GCTGGAAGCAATAGTGACCCACAGGAGCTATCTGCAGTGTCGTCAGACGATAGTGAGAATTCACCAAGAGATAGTGTGGCATCAGACGATCCTGATGAAGTACAGGTACCATGCCTTATCAGGGCTGTGCTGAGACCGTACCAGCTGGATGGACTCAGGTGGTTGGCGTCACTCTATCGCAACAAGTCAAATGGAATATTGGCCGATGAAATGGGTTTGGGCAAGACCCTGCAGACAATAGCGCTGCTGGCGCACCTGGCATGCGACCATGGTAATTGGGGACCGCACCTAATAGTGGTACCAACGTCAGTATTGCTCAACTGGGAAATGGAGTTCAAAAAGTTCTGCCCGGGGTTCACCATACTGTCGTACTATGGGACACCCGCTGAACGCGCAAAGAAACGTGTAGGATGGAACAAGGAATATGCCTTTAATGTCTGTATTGTGTCCTACGCCACTGTTGTACAGGATGCACATATACTCAAGCGCAAGAGTTGGGTTTATATGGTACTGGACGAAGCACAGAATATAAAGAACTTCCATTCCAAGCGGTGGCAGACGCTGTTAACGTTTAATACCCAGGGAAGACTCCTGCTCACGGGAACGCCACTGCAGAACTCACTACAGGAATTGTGGTCGCTGATGCACTTTATCCTGCCAGATATATTCACCTCGCATAGCGAGTTCAAGGAGTGGTTCAGCGACCCGCTGACGGAGTCTATCGAAAAGGAGCAGACTGGCGCTACAGGGGCTATAGTGGACTCCCAGACAGCACAGCTAGTCAAGAAGCTGCATACAGTGCTCAGGCCGTATCTACTCAGGAGGCTCAAGAAGGATGTAGAAAAGCAGATGCCGTCGAAATACGAGCACGTTATCAAGTGCTATTTGTCACGGCGACAGAGGATACTGTATGATGAGTTCATTACCAGTAGGAGTACCGTAGATGCCATGTCTAACCCAAGCTATAGGTCAATGCTATTTGTGCTGATGCAGCTCAGGAAGATATGTAACCACCCAGACCAGTTGCAGCCGAGACCAGTGGAATCACCATATTACGACCCAGGTATGATGCAAGATGTGGTTATACCCTCAATGATGCTGTTGGAAGACCGTAAACATGACCAAAGACTGTACAAGTATGAAATAATATCGTTCTACCGGAACCCACCCAATTCGCTGCCAGTGTCAATTGGTTTAACAGGAAAAATAGAACGAGTAGCTACACCAGTGTCATTTGTGCGCTCGTACCAGGGATTAAAGGTCCCGTTCAACAGGTTGTACAGTGAAAATGATAATGGGTACCACAAGAAGCTAGTTCATTTACCAGTAGTGGATAGATTGCCGATATCAAAGTGCCTATCCAGCAAGAGATCTGGAGGACGAAGGAAGCTGCGATTATGTAACCAACTTATAAATCGGATGTTAAAGGTACGTAGCTACGATCCAGTCAATTATCTATCAAATTGGCGACGATATGTCTCTTCTGGTATGGAACCAGTGAAATCTAGGGTTATAACAGACACGGGCTCTATAAATCACCCAGCGGATCCGATGAAACTAGGCGATGGAGCCCCTGGACAAACAGCTACAGAGAACGCGATTAATGGTGGCAGCAATATCGGTGTCTTAGGGGGACTACGTGAGGACACTCCAGATAGAATGTCCATGACAAGGCCTATTACCACGATTGGGTATTCCGGGGATCGGGATGTGCAAGTATTGGATATTGCGGACCTAGGGGGAACCACTAAgttaaatgaatatattaaacaGGCGAAATCCAAGAACAAGGATACACTTGTTAACCGTCGAGAACTACTGGAAGTAAATGAACAGGGAATCTTAAACCTATTCAAAGTAGATAAAAGACCAAAACCAAAAGTGGAGTTGTTTGCCGATTTAGTCCAGCCTAGCGCAGATGATATTGCAGAGAAGTATTGGTGGATCATGTCAAGGTTCGTATGTACCACAGGGAGACCAGTTCAATGCGTACCCAGAAAAGTATTGATATCAGGAACAAATGGAGTAGCGTTAAACCAAAGTAGAGAGTTACGTGCAAGAAAAGCGCAGAAGAAGCTCTCGAGGCCCTTTATAAGGTCAAACTTTATGGATAAGACCGTGACCATGGAAATGACACCGGGGCTACAACGGATTCTATTCCCACCGAGAAATCTACTACACGATGATTGTGGTAAATTCCTGGTACTAGGGAATTTGCTAAATAAATTAAAAAACGAGGGACATAGATGtctgttatatacacagtTCTCCAAGATGTTGGACATACTGGAAAACTGGATTAATCTCATGGGTTTCACCTACATCAGGCTAGATGGCTCCACAAAAGTTGATATGAGGCAGCGCATAGTCACGAGATTCAACGAAAACCAGAAGATTTTCTTATTTATATCGTCGACCAGAGCGGGTGGTGTGGGTCTAACGCTAACGGGAGCTGATACAGTCATATTTTATGATACTGACTGGAACCCAGCTATGGATAGACAGGCCATGGACAGATGCCATAGAATAGGACAGACACGAGAGGTTAACGTCTACAGACTTATTAGTGAACATACAGTTGAAGAGAATATCTGGAGAAAGCAGCTGCAGAAGCGCAGACTAGATGATATCGTAGTGGATAAGGGTAACTTCGATACAGAGACACATACATGGTTCTCGAATGTAGATACACTACTGAATATACTAAAGGAGCAGGGTAGCAGTTCTTCGAGCAAcaatgatgatatatacggCAGAAAGGTGCTACACGAGTCGGAAGCACCGGTTGTTGAGGCCGCTACCACAGAGAAGACAAAATCGCGAGTTGTCAATATGTTGGCTGAAGCTGAAGACGAAGATGATGCCAATGCGCTTAAGAGCCATCACAACGAGCTCGGATCTGGGACTAAAGACTTCCAAGATTTCCAATCGGATATCATATCCTCAATGCCTGCGTTGGTGGCATATTCCATCAAGCTGTTGCTACGATTCAATACGCCTACACTCATCGCGCAACGTGATGAAATGCAAGTTAAAATCAAGGTTGCCTCCATAGATTCCGATTACGTAAGTTCGGATTCGGGTGATTCGTCTTACTCCGGCACTGACTCGGATAGTAGTGACCCCGAAGTAGAAGagtaa
- a CDS encoding phosphatidylglycerophosphate synthase domain containing protein: MNDDSILECAVDHECVSFLDGPADFYNWLCTGFRGARSRVVLACLYVGCGELESKLLECIVAAKKRNPKLTIDILVDKARTSRLGLSGAIVSPLTQLQPYLGGNHGTTVSLFHNPLLGRLLSKIFKSPYCEAFGTMHIKIYIADDDCIITGANAGRDYFVDRYDRYMLVKDPLFSDLMHTFIKTYQSASFTLTKDLTTEWISDMVNPLDDNMLFRKQLYIRTQQMVRMCEDVLRKNSLKRKKHHSENTAKSPRKKRVVSEKYGQTHGFTGDLEAVDNTGTENGCYCYIKICLHLPFTKPAFMQGVNMLEEWLLGYAKEGFSTFIATAYLNFTDRYVNMFKEILKFGLQLGKPTPLQVVTSSPYANSFYKDGHLKRMVALCYSTAATWLFNGLKQDSKYPDDIYMEYNRPNHTFHAKGIWILKDRLPLEAAHTSEAQFDACVEPPCATVIGSSNYGKRSYDKDMEITMLVETNSPRIRKFMRRELYGMLKYSEYVPYETVKERLGPSQYVVSRIMNSFL, encoded by the coding sequence ATGAATGACGATTCAATTTTGGAGTGCGCAGTAGACCATGAATGCGTGTCCTTCCTAGATGGACCCGCTGATTTCTACAACTGGCTCTGTACTGGCTTCAGAGGTGCTAGATCTAGGGTTGTTTTAGCATGTCTATACGTAGGATGCGGTGAACTTGAAAGTAAGTTGCTGGAATGCATAGTGGCAGCCAAAAAACGCAACCCTAAACTGACAATCGATATATTGGTCGATAAGGCACGTACGTCAAGGCTGGGATTATCAGGAGCCATCGTAAGCCCACTTACACAACTGCAACCTTACCTCGGGGGAAACCATGGAACAACAGTGTCGTTGTTCCACAACCCACTGCTAGGACGGTTACTTAGTAAGATATTCAAGTCGCCGTATTGCGAGGCTTTCGGGACAATGCACATcaaaatatacatagcCGATGATGACTGCATTATAACAGGGGCTAACGCAGGGCGAGATTACTTTGTGGACAGATATGATCGTTATATGCTGGTCAAGGACCCGCTATTCTCAGATCTTATGCATACGTTCATTAAAACCTACCAGTCTGCCAGTTTTACACTGACTAAGGACCTCACAACAGAGTGGATATCGGATATGGTCAACCCATTGGACGATAACATGCTATTCCGGAAACAACTTTATATACGTACCCAGCAAATGGTACGGATGTGCGAGGACGTCTTGAGGAAAAACTCATTAAAACGTAAGAAACATCACAGTGAAAATACTGCAAAGTCACCAAGAAAGAAACGGGTTGTATCTGAGAAATATGGACAGACACATGGTTTTACCGGTGATCTAGAAGCTGTTGATAATACCGGCACGGAGAATGGATGTTACTgctatattaaaatatgccTACACCTGCCTTTTACTAAACCGGCTTTCATGCAGGGAGTCAATATGCTAGAAGAGTGGCTGCTGGGATACGCAAAGGAAGGCTTCTCCACGTTCATCGCTACTGCATACCTCAACTTCACTGATAGGTATGTCAACATGTTCAAGGAAATACTGAAGTTCGGACTACAACTGGGGAAACCAACGCCGCTGCAAGTGGTCACATCAAGTCCATATGCAAACTCGTTCTACAAAGATGGACACCTGAAACGAATGGTGGCACTCTGCTACAGTACAGCTGCCACCTGGCTTTTCAATGGATTGAAACAGGATTCAAAGTACccagatgatatatacatggaGTACAACCGACCTAACCATACATTCCACGCAAAGGGAATATGGATACTGAAGGATAGACTACCACTAGAAGCAGCGCACACTTCCGAAGCGCAGTTTGACGCCTGCGTAGAACCACCATGCGCAACCGTTATCGGAAGCTCAAACTACGGTAAACGCTCATATGATAAGGATATGGAAATTACAATGCTGGTGGAAACCAATTCACCAAGAATCCGAAAGTTCATGAGGCGTGAACTATACGGTATGCTCAAGTATTCAGAGTACGTACCCTACGAAACTGTTAAGGAACGTCTTGGGCCATCGCAATACGTAGTCAGTCGCATAATGAACTCATTTCTCTGA
- a CDS encoding putative ribosomal protein L23 encodes MFLLSKIFMAPPKSPRNIYFPWQTICVHRTGAFLERNRLALRVPINLTKFEIREYLRKLYGAQVIKVNTLIKVPRIKRDPGSRKPRYYRNGPMYKKAIVTLEHSVPDEVKMIGRDFELGVNPAITKKNVHYGKKKDYSYVPDRRFDPFTGEVDYAWRLPLVNLLADDDWETHPDIWDQSDHQRMAPDPTEPHLHGGSYKYNKKPDIVPDQVYPMMDLTPWRRKLQRKESEEGSGIGPATPTPWKFPKEH; translated from the exons ATGTTTTTACTTAGTAAGATATTCATGGCTCCGCCAAAGTCGCCAAG GAATATCTACTTCCCATGGCAGACAATATGCGTTCATCGGACAGGTGCTTTTTTAGAGCGCAATCGCCTTGCGCTGCGCGTACCTATAAATCTAACGAAATTCGAGATACGTGAGTACTTGCGTAAACTGTACGGTGCCCAGGTGATTAAAGTGAACACTTTAATCAAGGTACCGCGCATAAAGCGCGACCCCGGCAGTAGGAAGCCTAGATATTATCGCAACGGTCCCATGTATAAAAAGGCAATTGTAACCTTGGAGCACTCTGTGCCTGACGAAGTCAAAATGATAGGCCGTGACTTTGAATTAGGTGTTAATCCAGCAATCACCAAAAAGAATGTACACTAtggcaagaagaaggaCTACAGTTACGTCCCTGATCGCAGGTTTGACCCATTTACTGGTGAAGTTGATTATGCCTGGAGGCTGCCGTTAGTTAACCTATTGGCAG ATGACGACTGGGAAACGCATCCCGATATATGGGACCAATCTGACCATCAGCGCATGGCACCGGATCCTACGGAACCACATCTGCACGGTGGTTCCTATAAGTATAACAAGAAACCTGACATTGTACCAGACCAGGTATATCCCATG ATGGACCTCACTCCATGGCGTCGTAAACTACAGCGCAAAGAGTCTGAGGAAGGATCTGGCATAGGCCCTGCCACACCTACTCCTTGGAAGTTTCCCAAGGAACATTGA